In one window of Bacteroidetes bacterium GWF2_43_63 DNA:
- a CDS encoding asparagine synthase (glutamine-hydrolyzing), whose product MCGIAGIFSSDELLRQRITAMNAELQHRGPDAHAEWTEGQMSLAHSRLSIIDVSEAAHQPMVSACGRYVIAFNGEVYNFKQLAQKLLNDFPETYGRNGFKTQSDTEVVLELFAAYGPESVKMLNGMFAYAVYDRNEKKLFLFRDRVGIKPLFYSQQKTNLSFASELRSLMKALSVKTFNAGALPLYLHVGYFPEPHTVINEAKKFPAAHYGVWNGVDLTLTKYWNPEDFAGQTEDISFSEATERFKNLLEESVTDSLISDVPLGVFLSGGIDSSLVASVAASRASGRIKTFTVSSPDALHDESTYARKIAQHLNSEHYEMAADEKAMLDLALPLLQQMDEPLADSSFFPVYIISKFARQHVTVALGGDGGDELFQGYGSYVWAKRLSNFWVQMGSPMARLQQRSKRHYQFFHSALKKHFKSNIFSIEQNLFPSWELDSLKFSMPEHFPEVSRAYLNLSPAASQAFFDLTHYLKDDLLVKIDRASMLTSLEVRPPLLDHRLVEASLHLPMEFKTKNGNTKLLLKEILAEYVPRELFERPKKGFSVPMQRWLKTDLSFLPEKYLEQSGLRLFDAIPKCFVQNIVKQYKSGKVDWYYNRVWVLTVLSHYLEQHSDIEIPKLS is encoded by the coding sequence ATGTGTGGAATTGCAGGAATATTTTCGTCGGACGAACTGCTTCGTCAGCGCATTACAGCAATGAACGCGGAGCTGCAGCATCGCGGGCCGGATGCACATGCGGAGTGGACCGAAGGTCAGATGTCGCTCGCGCACAGCCGCCTTTCAATTATTGATGTTTCCGAAGCGGCGCATCAGCCCATGGTTTCAGCATGTGGCCGTTATGTGATTGCTTTTAACGGTGAAGTCTATAATTTCAAACAGCTGGCGCAGAAACTCCTGAATGATTTTCCGGAAACCTATGGTCGCAACGGATTCAAAACACAATCGGACACTGAAGTTGTGCTGGAATTATTTGCCGCTTATGGTCCGGAGTCGGTGAAAATGCTCAATGGTATGTTTGCCTATGCGGTTTATGACCGGAACGAGAAAAAACTTTTTTTGTTTCGCGATCGTGTTGGCATTAAGCCGTTGTTTTATTCTCAACAAAAAACGAATTTGAGCTTCGCGTCTGAATTGCGAAGTCTGATGAAAGCGTTATCGGTGAAAACTTTTAATGCGGGTGCTCTTCCGTTGTATCTGCATGTTGGATATTTTCCAGAGCCGCATACCGTAATCAATGAAGCGAAAAAATTTCCCGCAGCGCATTATGGCGTGTGGAACGGCGTTGATCTGACGCTGACAAAATACTGGAATCCGGAAGATTTTGCGGGCCAGACGGAGGATATTTCTTTTTCCGAAGCAACTGAAAGATTTAAAAATTTGTTGGAGGAATCTGTTACTGATTCGCTCATCAGCGATGTGCCGCTGGGTGTTTTTTTGAGTGGTGGCATCGACAGTAGTCTGGTGGCTTCTGTGGCTGCTTCGCGGGCATCGGGACGAATAAAAACTTTCACGGTGTCGTCGCCCGACGCGCTGCACGATGAAAGCACCTATGCCCGGAAAATCGCACAGCATCTGAATTCGGAGCATTATGAAATGGCGGCTGATGAAAAAGCAATGCTCGATCTTGCGCTGCCATTGCTTCAGCAGATGGATGAGCCGCTGGCGGATTCTTCGTTTTTTCCGGTGTACATCATTTCGAAATTTGCGCGGCAACATGTAACTGTAGCACTGGGCGGTGATGGCGGCGATGAGCTCTTTCAGGGCTATGGTTCTTATGTCTGGGCAAAACGATTAAGTAATTTCTGGGTGCAGATGGGATCACCCATGGCTCGATTGCAACAACGAAGCAAAAGACATTATCAGTTTTTTCATTCTGCGCTGAAAAAACATTTCAAGTCCAATATTTTCTCGATAGAGCAAAACCTGTTTCCATCCTGGGAACTGGATTCGCTGAAGTTTTCAATGCCTGAGCATTTCCCGGAAGTGAGCCGCGCTTATCTTAATCTTTCGCCGGCTGCATCGCAGGCGTTTTTCGATCTTACGCATTATTTGAAAGACGATTTGCTTGTAAAAATTGATCGCGCATCCATGCTCACAAGTCTCGAAGTTCGGCCACCACTGCTCGATCACCGGCTTGTGGAAGCATCGCTCCATTTGCCGATGGAATTCAAGACGAAAAATGGAAACACCAAATTGTTGCTGAAGGAAATTCTGGCGGAATATGTCCCACGCGAACTGTTCGAACGACCGAAGAAAGGATTCTCTGTCCCAATGCAGCGTTGGCTGAAAACAGATCTTTCATTTTTGCCCGAAAAATATCTTGAACAATCTGGTCTGCGTTTGTTTGATGCGATTCCAAAATGTTTTGTACAGAATATTGTCAAACAATACAAATCGGGAAAGGTAGACTGGTACTACAACCGCGTATGGGTTCTCACTGTATTGAGTCATTATCTTGAACAGCATAGCGACATTGAAATTCCGAAATTATCATGA
- a CDS encoding phenylalanine ammonia-lyase: MAIVINGQGLTIEKLVQVARKGEKVELHPDAVKRINACRAMVEKKLEAGEIMYGINTGIGEFSEMVLNEEQIKEFQKYLVYNHAAGIGDPMPIEWVRGAMVGRINVHAHGNSGCRLEITQTLVDMLNKGVTPMVCKKGSVGACGDLAPMSQIALLMMGEGHAYFEGELLEGKEALKRAGIPVPGLMARDGLATINGSNVLTAMSAIFLYDANRFLKQAEIATTMSLEALKANFGPYNHKIHEVRGFAGAIRSAAAIRKVAANGDLMEKRMKVKVQDAYSMRSTPQVIGAAHDALKYAKSQVEIELNGVGDNPIFFPEENLQLSGANFQGSPVAVPMDMAGYCITMVCVLSERRMNRLNNPALSIGLPPFLSENPGLFSGLMLSQYTADMQIVEQRILSAPASIQSIPAAADQEDFVSMGMNTALKNFQIMENANGVLGIEFMAAAQALNLRNKLETPYKWGTGTETAHKVIRKYVDYLEIDRPLYPDHNKMKELVSTGEILDEVEKVIGSIE, encoded by the coding sequence ATGGCAATAGTAATAAACGGTCAGGGTCTGACCATTGAAAAACTGGTGCAGGTAGCACGTAAAGGCGAAAAAGTTGAACTCCATCCCGATGCAGTGAAACGCATCAACGCTTGTCGCGCCATGGTGGAAAAGAAACTCGAGGCTGGCGAAATTATGTACGGCATCAACACCGGGATCGGTGAATTTTCGGAAATGGTTCTCAACGAAGAACAGATCAAAGAATTTCAGAAATACCTCGTATATAATCATGCTGCCGGTATCGGCGACCCAATGCCCATCGAATGGGTGCGGGGCGCAATGGTTGGACGAATCAACGTTCACGCTCACGGAAACTCGGGCTGCCGCCTTGAAATCACACAGACGCTGGTTGACATGCTCAATAAAGGCGTGACTCCAATGGTTTGTAAAAAAGGTTCTGTTGGTGCCTGCGGCGACCTTGCCCCTATGTCGCAGATCGCGTTGCTGATGATGGGCGAAGGACATGCATATTTTGAAGGCGAACTGCTCGAAGGTAAAGAAGCGCTGAAACGCGCCGGTATTCCCGTTCCCGGCCTGATGGCCCGCGACGGTTTGGCTACCATCAATGGTTCAAACGTACTTACGGCTATGAGTGCCATTTTCCTGTACGATGCCAATCGTTTTCTGAAACAGGCCGAAATTGCCACAACCATGTCGCTCGAAGCGCTGAAAGCCAACTTTGGACCTTACAATCATAAAATTCATGAAGTGCGTGGCTTTGCCGGAGCCATCCGTTCTGCAGCTGCCATTCGTAAAGTGGCTGCCAATGGCGATTTGATGGAAAAACGCATGAAGGTAAAAGTACAGGACGCTTATTCTATGCGCTCAACTCCGCAGGTAATCGGTGCTGCACACGATGCATTGAAATATGCCAAATCGCAGGTTGAAATTGAATTGAATGGTGTTGGCGACAATCCTATTTTCTTCCCCGAAGAAAATCTGCAGCTGTCAGGTGCCAACTTCCAGGGCTCACCGGTAGCGGTTCCCATGGACATGGCCGGATATTGCATCACCATGGTTTGTGTGCTTTCAGAGCGCAGAATGAATCGTTTGAACAATCCGGCGCTGAGCATTGGACTTCCACCGTTCCTCAGTGAAAATCCCGGACTTTTCTCAGGCCTTATGCTGAGTCAGTACACTGCCGACATGCAGATTGTTGAACAGCGGATTCTTTCGGCTCCCGCATCAATTCAGAGTATTCCGGCAGCTGCCGATCAGGAAGACTTTGTTTCGATGGGTATGAATACAGCTTTGAAAAATTTCCAGATCATGGAAAACGCCAATGGTGTGTTGGGAATCGAATTCATGGCTGCCGCTCAGGCACTCAATCTCCGCAACAAACTCGAGACTCCGTACAAATGGGGAACCGGCACCGAAACGGCCCATAAAGTAATCCGCAAATATGTTGATTACCTTGAGATTGATCGCCCGCTCTATCCTGATCACAACAAAATGAAAGAACTGGTGAGTACTGGTGAGATTCTTGACGAAGTTGAAAAAGTAATCGGATCAATTGAATAA